A window of Fusarium oxysporum Fo47 chromosome II, complete sequence genomic DNA:
GCTAGAGGACGGCTCAGCAGTGTTACAATATTTATGAATCGTGCCACCGCTTTGTCACTGAATCATCTCCAGTGTTCCCTCACACTCAGTGAATCGCTTGCTATACTATCGCAGAATGCCTCTTCAGCTGCGCCCTGCTGTCCCAGAGGACATCCCTGAGATGTGCCAGGTCTATTACTCAGCCTTTGGTGACACCTCTATCGGAAGCCGTATCTTCACGTCCGACATTGAAGCCTCAAATCGCTTCTTTCAGAAGACCTTCACGGATGATATGGCAGACCCTCTGTGTGAATTACTCGTCGTCACGCACAAATCATCCCCAGACTCAAAAGACGAAAAGGTAGTCTCGCTAGCGAAATGGACCCTGCCTGGTGCCCCAATTCAAGATCCTCCACCAGCCGAGGCATGGCCAGCAAATGGTGATCTCGCCGTCGAGTTCTTTGGCGCTATGACACGAGGCCATCGCAAGTTCATGGGCGATAGACCTCATTATTACCTTGAAGTCATCTGCACGCACGAGACCTGGCAACGCAAAGGCGCGGGCACTTTAATTCTCCGCTGGGGCATCGAGCGTGCAGACACAGATGGTCTCCCATGCTTTCTTGAGGCTACACCCAAGGGAAAGCTGGTGTACGAGAAGCTCGGATTCAAGGTAAAAGCTGAGGAGGAGTTTAAGTGGTCGTTCGGAACGTTTGTGGAGACGTACATGGAGCGTGATGCAAAGATCGAGAAACGGACAATGACGCGGCCGAAATCCAAGGAATTCGCATAGATCTTTGTGTCACTGAATGGAGATTTGCGCGGGTTACAAACACTGGGCTGCTTTTCTGTCTCGCGCAGGTGGGCTCCttgcatcttcaactctAACTACGAAATGATACACAATGTGCACCTGCGAATGGATACATTATGCCTGCGGGCACGAAGAAAAAGCCCGATATATCGACTGCAAGACGAGAAAAGAAATCGCCAACAGCTCAGAGTGCTCATGCGGGAGTGTTGACTTTACCGTTATTCGATCGCTAAGACCCTGCGGAGAGGCCGGATGTGCATATAAAGAGTGCATGATGAGAGGATGGATGTGTTGCAGATGTGGGAAGGGACCTAATGAGGGTCATGTTTGCAAGCAGGATGTTAAGCCATGGCGATGGGATTACTTTGAGTGTGGGCATGATTTCTGTAAGGAC
This region includes:
- a CDS encoding acyl-CoA N-acyltransferase; this translates as MPLQLRPAVPEDIPEMCQVYYSAFGDTSIGSRIFTSDIEASNRFFQKTFTDDMADPLCELLVVTHKSSPDSKDEKVVSLAKWTLPGAPIQDPPPAEAWPANGDLAVEFFGAMTRGHRKFMGDRPHYYLEVICTHETWQRKGAGTLILRWGIERADTDGLPCFLEATPKGKLVYEKLGFKVKAEEEFKWSFGTFVETYMERDAKIEKRTMTRPKSKEFA